The following are from one region of the Halodesulfurarchaeum sp. HSR-GB genome:
- a CDS encoding 4Fe-4S dicluster domain-containing protein, which yields MTQRVVPDTDRCIDCGGCEVACKVEWDIGHTEERIEVVTHNEGREGTRYSGGESHTPMQCYNCAEAPCIDVCPTDALHRDEHDLVQVDKDLCIGCSYCSWACPFGAPQYPSEEETAGGSGIMDKCTTCVDRLEEGKDPACVETCPTDALVFGTPSEISDEMRRRGSDTMFTESEAAIVFGTGSD from the coding sequence ATGACCCAACGCGTCGTGCCCGACACCGACCGCTGTATCGACTGTGGCGGCTGTGAGGTCGCCTGCAAGGTCGAGTGGGACATCGGCCACACCGAGGAGCGTATCGAGGTCGTGACACACAACGAGGGTCGGGAAGGCACCCGGTACTCCGGCGGGGAGTCACACACGCCCATGCAGTGTTACAACTGCGCGGAGGCCCCCTGTATCGACGTCTGTCCCACGGACGCGTTACACCGGGACGAACACGACCTGGTGCAGGTGGACAAGGACCTCTGTATCGGCTGTTCGTACTGCTCCTGGGCGTGTCCCTTCGGGGCGCCACAGTACCCCAGCGAGGAGGAGACGGCCGGCGGTTCGGGGATCATGGACAAGTGTACCACCTGTGTCGACCGCCTGGAGGAGGGCAAGGATCCGGCCTGCGTGGAGACTTGCCCGACCGACGCGCTTGTCTTTGGGACTCCGAGTGAGATCTCCGACGAGATGCGTCGCCGCGGGAGCGACACGATGTTCACCGAGAGCGAGGCAGCCATCGTGTTCGGAACGGGAAGTGACTAA
- a CDS encoding cytochrome b/b6 domain-containing protein, which translates to MSGSEEISRFSAVQVYVHFLMAAAILVLFLTGVAITFGGQVGWIVSLLGNESIILIHIIAGVALFVTLLYYLIFALTGLATGDFPTKWLPGPSTIRELITYVNYHILGRGPEPRPGKYTWIQKSEVLIIAVELTVLTATGLVLMFPGLLLRYRPAFLVASDLHVVFAFTLLMGVTFHLYDTHLLQFPLDTSIFTGRVSLDRAREEWAGWVDAGQTRSDGGSGDRFIQVLGVFAVLFVFAVVYSGVLIDRILAPIPGTQETLYLLERPETILEGPAGIFWTVGFNLVVIVILVGLVALLYGITLRFGD; encoded by the coding sequence ATGAGTGGTTCCGAGGAGATCTCCCGGTTCTCGGCCGTCCAGGTGTACGTCCACTTCCTGATGGCCGCGGCCATCCTGGTCCTCTTCCTGACCGGGGTCGCGATCACCTTCGGCGGCCAGGTCGGATGGATCGTGTCCCTGCTGGGCAACGAGTCCATCATCCTGATCCACATCATCGCCGGTGTGGCCCTGTTCGTCACGCTGCTCTACTATCTCATCTTTGCGCTCACCGGCCTCGCGACGGGGGATTTCCCGACCAAGTGGCTTCCCGGCCCGAGTACGATCCGGGAGCTGATCACGTATGTAAACTACCACATCCTTGGTCGCGGCCCAGAGCCACGCCCCGGGAAGTACACCTGGATCCAGAAGTCCGAGGTCCTGATCATCGCCGTGGAACTCACCGTCCTCACGGCGACGGGACTCGTACTCATGTTCCCGGGGCTGTTGCTCCGCTATCGCCCCGCCTTCCTGGTCGCGAGTGACCTCCACGTGGTCTTTGCCTTCACGCTCCTGATGGGCGTGACCTTCCACCTCTATGACACTCATCTCCTCCAGTTCCCGCTCGACACCTCGATCTTCACCGGTCGAGTTTCCCTCGACCGGGCCCGAGAGGAGTGGGCCGGCTGGGTGGATGCCGGCCAGACCCGCTCGGACGGCGGCAGCGGCGACCGGTTCATCCAGGTCCTCGGTGTGTTCGCGGTGCTGTTCGTGTTCGCCGTCGTCTACTCGGGGGTCCTGATCGACCGGATCCTGGCTCCCATTCCGGGGACCCAGGAGACTCTCTATCTCCTGGAGCGTCCCGAGACGATCCTCGAGGGGCCGGCCGGGATATTCTGGACCGTCGGGTTCAACCTGGTGGTCATCGTGATTCTGGTCGGACTGGTGGCCCTGCTCTACGGCATCACGCTCCGATTCGGGGACTGA
- a CDS encoding molecular chaperone TorD family protein — translation MSTEDTDDATMAQLYDLLAGVFADPPDEATVAALASGPLPDPGVAPNDRLAAGLEGLDAWGETVEDPAAEADRLASEFTRLFIGPRPKLQIHESYYAGDYLGEPLAAVKETYRSLGIASAPDRKEEADHAAVELAVLRELTATDGERTAPFLREHGDWFDDLAGDIHEQTDEPFYEAIADLVAGVVAFDASRQGVRQ, via the coding sequence ATGAGTACGGAGGACACCGACGACGCAACGATGGCACAGCTCTATGACCTGCTTGCGGGTGTGTTCGCGGATCCACCGGACGAGGCGACTGTCGCCGCCCTCGCCTCGGGGCCGCTGCCCGATCCCGGGGTCGCTCCGAACGATCGGCTGGCAGCCGGCCTCGAGGGCCTCGATGCCTGGGGCGAGACCGTCGAGGATCCGGCCGCGGAGGCCGACCGGCTCGCGTCGGAGTTCACCCGACTCTTCATCGGCCCACGCCCCAAGCTACAGATCCACGAGTCCTACTACGCCGGGGACTACCTCGGCGAACCGCTCGCGGCCGTCAAAGAGACCTACCGAAGCCTCGGGATCGCTTCCGCTCCGGATCGCAAGGAGGAGGCCGACCACGCGGCCGTGGAACTCGCGGTGCTGCGGGAGCTAACCGCGACCGACGGGGAGCGGACGGCCCCCTTTCTCCGCGAGCACGGGGACTGGTTCGATGACCTCGCCGGGGACATCCACGAGCAGACGGATGAACCGTTCTACGAGGCGATCGCGGACCTCGTCGCGGGGGTCGTTGCCTTCGACGCCAGCCGGCAGGGGGTCCGTCAATGA
- a CDS encoding 4Fe-4S binding protein yields MTVAVISDCRGTADIDRNAVAQAIDVEEAILTSAVADHREAIAERIEEADTDAVLFVAGDGPVVTELLEALEEAGYRTDRVSPFIGASVDSAVGTAVVAGAANAAVRQLAIRPEIDLDPAPSGEHVVVVGDPLVARDLAGNVDVTLIADHQDLAGTSLPDSVTVRRGTATALERVGGGYEVQLETWVTEDCTGCGRCLRRYPEATTDVPVQVTDDTVEPAVCPADAIRPADEPLVEQLGASQVVWPNHQGPLAADRWVHTIRTGVAGAVNRAAWMRARPEVTVDHSTCAVGTAGNEGCSDCEEACPNDAISISLAHDGGVSVEPDRCVACGTCVSVCPTASIEPTRAHDVATTAAFVEAAIGPVADATAGSSLPWGGGATPFGVVFVSEAIEPAVRTTLSSRSVPPVIPIVLPNVLSVSDAAAIYAVALGADGVLLASDPDRATEPVEDAVRQANLALGDLGLGERVAVANTADPDALARAMDGLVADPLDAVETSSVRTDSRHTLGLDASVALAAGHGSNASMVAAPGSGTVTVEESGCTLCTTCHDVCPTGALEQTEGQLHFDPEACVGCGHCETACPEDVIEVTSRVPVENGAVRARETVVEKEMVECRVCGEPFASRSGIEEMEAQLDEAALEALDLEVCPDCRSQRAAETEFL; encoded by the coding sequence ATGACTGTCGCCGTCATCAGTGATTGTCGCGGGACGGCCGACATCGACCGAAACGCCGTCGCCCAGGCCATCGACGTGGAGGAAGCGATCCTCACGAGCGCGGTCGCGGACCATCGCGAGGCCATCGCCGAGCGGATCGAGGAGGCCGACACGGACGCGGTCCTCTTCGTCGCCGGCGACGGGCCGGTCGTCACCGAACTCCTGGAGGCCCTCGAGGAAGCCGGCTACCGAACCGACCGCGTGAGCCCCTTCATCGGTGCGTCCGTCGACTCGGCGGTTGGGACGGCCGTGGTGGCTGGCGCCGCGAACGCGGCCGTCCGACAGCTCGCGATCCGGCCGGAGATCGATCTCGATCCCGCCCCGTCGGGCGAGCACGTGGTCGTCGTCGGAGACCCGCTGGTCGCCCGGGACCTGGCCGGAAACGTCGACGTGACGCTGATCGCCGATCACCAGGACCTGGCGGGCACGTCACTTCCCGATTCGGTGACTGTGCGGCGCGGGACTGCAACCGCCCTGGAGCGTGTGGGTGGCGGCTACGAAGTGCAACTCGAAACCTGGGTGACCGAGGACTGTACGGGGTGTGGCCGCTGTCTTCGGCGCTATCCCGAGGCGACGACTGACGTGCCGGTCCAGGTCACCGACGACACCGTGGAGCCGGCGGTCTGTCCGGCCGACGCGATCCGGCCGGCCGATGAGCCACTCGTCGAGCAGTTGGGGGCAAGCCAGGTCGTCTGGCCGAATCACCAGGGGCCCCTGGCCGCGGACCGCTGGGTGCACACGATTCGAACTGGCGTCGCCGGCGCCGTGAACCGGGCGGCCTGGATGCGAGCCAGGCCGGAGGTAACAGTCGATCACAGCACCTGTGCAGTTGGTACGGCCGGGAATGAGGGCTGCTCGGACTGCGAGGAGGCGTGCCCGAACGACGCCATCTCGATCTCGCTCGCCCACGACGGGGGCGTCAGCGTCGAACCCGACCGGTGTGTCGCGTGTGGGACCTGCGTCTCGGTCTGTCCGACCGCGTCCATCGAGCCCACCCGGGCTCACGACGTGGCGACGACGGCGGCATTCGTCGAGGCGGCGATCGGTCCGGTGGCCGACGCGACCGCCGGGTCCAGTCTGCCGTGGGGTGGTGGTGCCACACCGTTCGGCGTGGTCTTCGTGAGCGAGGCGATCGAACCGGCCGTGCGGACCACTCTCAGTTCTCGGTCGGTGCCGCCGGTTATCCCCATCGTGCTCCCGAACGTGCTCTCGGTCTCGGACGCGGCGGCGATCTATGCGGTGGCGCTGGGGGCCGACGGCGTCTTGCTGGCGAGTGACCCCGACCGGGCGACCGAACCCGTCGAGGATGCGGTCCGGCAGGCGAACCTGGCGCTCGGCGATCTGGGCCTCGGGGAGCGGGTGGCGGTGGCAAACACTGCTGACCCCGACGCGCTCGCACGGGCGATGGACGGTCTCGTTGCCGACCCACTCGATGCCGTCGAGACTAGTTCCGTGCGGACCGATTCCCGTCACACCCTCGGTCTCGACGCGAGTGTGGCCCTCGCGGCTGGACACGGCAGCAATGCGAGCATGGTCGCGGCGCCAGGCTCGGGGACTGTCACGGTCGAGGAGTCGGGCTGTACGCTCTGTACTACCTGTCACGACGTGTGCCCGACCGGGGCGCTCGAACAGACCGAGGGACAACTGCACTTCGATCCCGAGGCCTGTGTCGGCTGTGGCCATTGCGAGACGGCCTGTCCGGAGGACGTGATCGAGGTCACATCCCGCGTGCCGGTGGAGAACGGCGCGGTTCGGGCGCGGGAAACCGTCGTCGAAAAGGAGATGGTCGAGTGCCGGGTGTGTGGCGAGCCGTTTGCCTCCCGGTCGGGAATCGAAGAGATGGAGGCCCAACTCGACGAGGCGGCTCTCGAGGCCCTCGATCTGGAGGTCTGTCCGGACTGTCGCTCCCAGCGGGCGGCGGAGACGGAGTTCCTGTAG
- a CDS encoding CBS domain-containing protein has product MDIADIVSEDYVTRSPDTTVSELVGTFEDPSVPGVIVAGDTFEGIVTRRQLASSQHQPNEKLNSLVWHVPQLTPDEDIRKVAQLMIDADSQLLPVFEGESLIGVVTAKDILRKVQPYLDAATVQEAATTDLVTLDPESTFGDALHVFRENRITHLPVVEGDSAVGVVSLYDVTNMTVRSVDRSQGGDASGTDPHGGDVSASTGRSGRGGFGAREGELARMLDLPVRNIMNSPVRTIDPAETLDVAVEKLFEDTGSSLVVAEEGGHPHGILTKTDILDSLTWEAGGNRAVQVYGSDLVDDITYEDIVAMIDKFDDRDHGMSVLDAKVHLHKHDEKLRGTPLLLARIRLYTDQGLYIASGEGYGASHAINEARDVLERQIRDKKTYGKSKKPRSEEFWEKRFGWMLEAED; this is encoded by the coding sequence ATGGACATCGCAGACATCGTCTCGGAAGATTACGTCACTCGCTCACCGGACACCACCGTCTCGGAACTGGTCGGAACCTTTGAAGACCCATCGGTCCCGGGAGTCATCGTCGCGGGCGATACCTTCGAGGGGATCGTCACCCGACGCCAGCTCGCGAGCTCCCAGCACCAGCCAAACGAGAAACTCAACTCGCTCGTCTGGCACGTCCCGCAGCTCACCCCGGACGAGGACATCCGGAAGGTCGCCCAGCTCATGATCGACGCCGACTCGCAGTTGCTCCCCGTCTTCGAGGGCGAGTCCCTCATCGGAGTCGTGACCGCAAAGGACATCCTGCGGAAGGTCCAGCCGTACCTCGACGCGGCGACGGTCCAGGAAGCCGCGACGACGGATCTGGTGACCCTCGATCCCGAATCGACCTTCGGCGACGCGTTACACGTCTTCCGCGAGAACCGCATTACCCACCTGCCAGTTGTGGAAGGCGACTCCGCTGTCGGGGTGGTGAGCCTCTATGACGTCACCAACATGACTGTTCGCTCCGTGGACCGCAGCCAGGGCGGCGACGCCTCCGGTACTGATCCCCACGGCGGTGACGTCTCGGCCAGCACGGGCCGGTCTGGACGGGGCGGGTTCGGCGCCCGAGAGGGCGAGCTCGCTCGAATGCTCGACCTGCCGGTGCGGAACATCATGAACAGCCCGGTTAGAACGATCGACCCGGCCGAAACCCTCGACGTCGCCGTCGAAAAACTGTTCGAGGACACGGGATCCTCCCTGGTGGTCGCGGAGGAGGGAGGCCACCCACACGGCATCCTCACGAAGACTGACATCCTCGACTCCCTGACCTGGGAAGCCGGGGGGAACCGGGCCGTTCAGGTCTACGGGAGCGATCTGGTCGATGACATCACCTACGAGGACATCGTCGCCATGATCGACAAGTTCGACGACCGCGATCACGGGATGTCGGTCCTCGACGCGAAGGTGCACCTCCACAAACACGACGAGAAGTTGCGGGGCACCCCGCTGCTGCTCGCCCGGATCCGTCTGTACACCGACCAGGGCCTGTACATCGCCTCCGGCGAAGGCTACGGCGCCAGTCACGCCATCAACGAGGCCCGTGACGTCCTCGAACGCCAGATCCGGGACAAGAAGACCTACGGGAAGTCCAAGAAACCACGCTCCGAGGAGTTCTGGGAGAAGCGTTTCGGGTGGATGCTCGAGGCCGAGGACTGA
- a CDS encoding helix-turn-helix transcriptional regulator — translation MTELESDEFYEAHAEYCGICANANRLKVLDLLKSGEAYSVSTIEEKTDIPQSTLSQHLKVMRDQGMLTREREGVRNFYSIADERIVDGIEVIQGVIRDQMNE, via the coding sequence ATGACTGAACTCGAAAGCGACGAGTTCTACGAGGCCCACGCCGAGTACTGTGGCATCTGTGCGAACGCGAACCGACTCAAGGTCCTGGATCTGCTCAAATCCGGCGAGGCTTACTCAGTCTCGACGATCGAAGAGAAAACCGACATCCCCCAGTCGACACTCTCCCAGCATCTCAAAGTGATGCGCGATCAGGGGATGCTCACCCGTGAACGGGAAGGGGTGCGAAACTTCTACTCGATCGCTGATGAGCGGATCGTCGACGGCATCGAAGTCATCCAGGGCGTAATCAGGGATCAAATGAACGAGTGA
- the rpsJ gene encoding 30S ribosomal protein S10 has protein sequence MMQQARVRLAGVSPDALDDISTDVREIAEKTGVSMSGPVPLPTKTLEVPARKSPDGEGTATWEHWEMRVHKRLIDIDADERALRQLMRIQVPNDVSIEIVLED, from the coding sequence ATAATGCAGCAAGCACGCGTGCGTCTCGCCGGCGTGAGTCCGGATGCGCTCGACGACATCTCGACCGACGTCCGGGAGATCGCCGAGAAGACCGGCGTCAGCATGAGCGGTCCGGTCCCGCTGCCCACCAAGACCCTGGAAGTCCCGGCCCGGAAGTCCCCCGACGGCGAGGGGACCGCCACCTGGGAACACTGGGAGATGCGGGTCCACAAGCGGCTGATCGACATCGACGCCGACGAACGCGCACTGCGCCAGCTCATGCGGATCCAGGTCCCCAACGACGTCTCCATCGAGATCGTCCTCGAGGACTAA
- the tuf gene encoding translation elongation factor EF-1 subunit alpha → MSDKPHQNLAIIGHVDHGKSTLVGRLLFETGSVPEHVIEQHREEAEEKGKGGFEFAYVMDNLAEERERGVTIDIAHQEFETDTYNYTIVDTPGHRDFVKNMITGASQADNAVLVVAADDGVQPQTQEHVFLARTLGIEELIIGVNKMDLVDYEQNTYDETVEEVKGLLKQVQFDSDNASFIPISAFEGDNIAEHSENTPWYDGETILEALNSLPEPAPPTDAPLRLPIQDVYTISGIGTVPVGRVETGTMHPGDMVSFQPSDVGGEVKTIEMHHEEVDMAGPGDNVGFNVRGIGKDDIRRGDVLGPADDPPTVAETFTAQIVVMQHPSVITAGYTPVFHAHTAQVACTIEEINKKINPSSGEVEEENPDFIQSGDAAVVTVRPQKPFSIEPSSEIPELGSFAVRDMGQTIAAGKVLSVTESE, encoded by the coding sequence ATGAGCGACAAACCACACCAGAACTTGGCCATCATCGGCCACGTGGACCACGGGAAGAGTACGCTCGTGGGCCGACTCCTCTTCGAAACGGGGAGCGTTCCCGAGCACGTCATCGAACAGCACCGCGAAGAAGCCGAAGAGAAGGGCAAGGGCGGATTCGAGTTCGCCTACGTCATGGACAACCTCGCCGAGGAGCGTGAGCGCGGGGTCACCATCGACATCGCCCACCAGGAGTTCGAGACGGACACATACAACTACACCATCGTCGACACGCCGGGTCACCGTGACTTCGTGAAGAACATGATCACGGGGGCCTCCCAGGCTGACAACGCCGTTCTCGTCGTCGCCGCGGACGACGGCGTCCAGCCACAAACCCAGGAGCACGTCTTCCTGGCTCGCACCCTCGGTATCGAGGAACTCATCATCGGCGTCAACAAGATGGACCTCGTCGACTACGAGCAGAACACCTACGACGAGACCGTCGAGGAAGTCAAGGGACTGCTCAAGCAGGTCCAGTTCGACTCGGACAACGCGAGTTTCATCCCGATCTCGGCCTTCGAGGGCGACAACATCGCCGAGCACTCGGAGAACACGCCGTGGTACGACGGCGAGACCATCCTCGAGGCACTCAACAGCCTGCCCGAGCCCGCGCCGCCGACGGACGCGCCGCTCCGCCTGCCGATCCAGGACGTCTACACCATCTCCGGCATCGGAACGGTCCCGGTCGGCCGCGTCGAGACCGGTACCATGCACCCCGGTGACATGGTCTCCTTCCAGCCCTCCGACGTCGGTGGGGAGGTCAAGACCATCGAGATGCACCACGAGGAAGTCGACATGGCCGGCCCCGGTGACAACGTCGGGTTCAACGTCCGTGGCATCGGCAAGGACGACATCCGCCGCGGTGACGTCCTCGGTCCCGCCGACGACCCGCCCACGGTCGCCGAAACCTTCACGGCCCAGATCGTCGTGATGCAGCACCCGAGTGTCATCACCGCCGGCTACACGCCGGTCTTCCACGCCCACACGGCCCAGGTCGCCTGTACCATCGAGGAGATCAACAAGAAGATCAACCCGTCCTCGGGAGAGGTCGAGGAGGAGAACCCCGACTTCATCCAGTCCGGCGACGCCGCGGTCGTCACCGTCCGCCCGCAGAAGCCGTTCAGCATCGAACCGTCCAGCGAAATCCCCGAACTGGGCTCCTTCGCGGTTCGTGACATGGGTCAGACCATCGCCGCCGGGAAGGTCCTCTCCGTCACCGAGTCCGAATAA
- a CDS encoding homoserine dehydrogenase — protein sequence MKLAVMGAGDVGQSVARLAGEYGHTVTAIADSSSAVWDANGVDVTEALTRKRESGAVGSNDPEGVLGAEYDVLIEATPTTLGDAEPGFGHVTAALEQDRDVVLANKGPVAQRYDDLAAVAADSEGAVRFEATVGGAIPAIATAEGLGPEHVTAARGVLNGTANFILSRMQAEGLAYEHVLAEAQDLGVAETDPSFDVEGTDAALKGVILANVLDGGGHTLADARIEGIKDLPANALDVAADDGMTVRLIAEATADRIRVGPRLVPENSTLAVTGTMNILQFDTQHAGQLNISGRGAGGPETASAVLADVDRLSCDTTSSVRTGSR from the coding sequence ATGAAACTCGCCGTCATGGGCGCTGGGGACGTGGGGCAGTCCGTCGCCCGCCTCGCCGGGGAGTACGGACACACTGTCACGGCCATCGCCGATTCGAGCAGTGCCGTCTGGGACGCGAACGGCGTCGATGTCACGGAGGCACTCACACGCAAACGCGAGTCGGGTGCGGTCGGCTCGAACGATCCCGAGGGCGTTCTCGGAGCCGAATACGACGTGCTGATCGAAGCGACCCCGACCACGCTGGGCGACGCCGAACCCGGATTCGGTCACGTGACCGCAGCCCTGGAGCAGGACCGGGATGTCGTCCTCGCGAACAAGGGCCCGGTCGCCCAGCGGTACGACGACCTCGCCGCAGTTGCCGCCGACAGCGAGGGAGCGGTTCGGTTTGAGGCCACCGTGGGCGGGGCGATCCCCGCGATCGCGACCGCCGAGGGCCTCGGCCCCGAGCACGTCACGGCCGCACGCGGGGTGTTGAACGGAACGGCGAATTTCATCCTCTCTCGCATGCAGGCCGAGGGACTGGCCTACGAACACGTCCTGGCGGAGGCCCAGGACCTGGGCGTCGCCGAAACCGATCCCAGTTTCGATGTGGAGGGGACCGACGCCGCACTCAAGGGAGTTATCCTGGCGAACGTCCTCGACGGCGGCGGTCACACGCTCGCCGACGCCCGCATCGAGGGCATCAAAGACCTGCCGGCAAACGCCCTGGACGTCGCCGCCGACGATGGGATGACCGTCCGCCTGATCGCGGAGGCCACCGCCGATCGCATCCGGGTCGGACCGCGGCTGGTGCCGGAGAACTCCACGCTCGCGGTGACGGGCACCATGAACATCCTGCAGTTCGACACCCAGCACGCGGGCCAGTTGAACATCAGCGGTCGCGGCGCGGGCGGCCCGGAAACCGCCTCCGCGGTCCTCGCGGACGTCGATCGATTGAGCTGTGATACGACTTCGAGCGTTCGAACCGGCTCCAGATAG
- a CDS encoding amino acid-binding protein: MSDEHGSTRAHTVRLELVDEPGELLRALEPIAENGGNLLSIFHERGSVTPRGRIPVEIDLECAPEQLEQITAALRDRGINVIQAGTEKYGEEVLVLLIGARLEEDLSATIERIESETPASVIDLSLSGATDTEAVSSGRFRLALEAGAADAALDAVRQVATDMDLRFVAPLVEGSR, from the coding sequence ATGAGCGACGAACACGGGAGTACCCGCGCCCACACGGTTCGGCTCGAACTGGTCGACGAGCCGGGCGAACTTCTGCGGGCGCTGGAACCGATCGCCGAGAACGGCGGCAACCTGCTCAGTATCTTTCACGAGCGGGGCTCGGTCACCCCCCGGGGACGGATCCCCGTCGAGATTGATCTGGAGTGTGCGCCCGAACAGCTCGAACAGATCACCGCGGCGCTCAGGGATCGCGGGATCAACGTCATCCAGGCCGGAACCGAGAAGTACGGTGAGGAGGTGCTGGTGCTCCTGATCGGCGCCCGCCTGGAGGAGGACCTCTCGGCGACCATCGAGCGAATCGAATCCGAGACCCCCGCTTCGGTTATCGACCTCTCGCTCTCGGGAGCGACCGACACGGAAGCCGTTTCGAGCGGGCGGTTCCGGCTAGCACTCGAAGCCGGCGCGGCCGATGCGGCACTCGACGCTGTCCGGCAAGTGGCCACGGATATGGACCTGCGGTTCGTCGCCCCGCTCGTGGAGGGATCACGATGA
- a CDS encoding response regulator has protein sequence MSEATPTVMIVDDEVNITELFGVWLEADYDVRMANSGEEALAELDESVDVVLLDRRMPGLSGDEVLEEIRDRGYDCRVAMVTAVDPDFDVIEMGFDDYLTKPIDREGLESAIESLLDRKEYDDAMQEYYALTSKKAALESSKPASELEASEEYAELKAEIETLEGDLEGALETESDFESAFRDLD, from the coding sequence ATGAGTGAAGCTACGCCGACCGTCATGATCGTCGACGACGAGGTGAACATCACCGAACTCTTCGGCGTCTGGCTAGAGGCAGATTACGACGTGCGGATGGCGAACAGCGGCGAGGAGGCGCTTGCGGAACTCGACGAGTCCGTCGACGTGGTGCTCCTCGACCGTCGCATGCCGGGGCTGTCCGGTGATGAGGTCCTCGAGGAGATCCGGGACCGGGGCTATGATTGCCGGGTCGCGATGGTTACGGCCGTCGACCCGGACTTCGACGTTATCGAGATGGGCTTTGACGACTATCTCACAAAGCCCATCGACCGGGAGGGCCTGGAGTCGGCTATCGAGTCCCTGCTCGACCGGAAGGAGTACGACGACGCGATGCAGGAGTACTACGCGCTGACCTCGAAGAAGGCCGCGCTGGAGTCCTCGAAACCGGCCTCGGAACTGGAGGCCAGCGAGGAGTACGCCGAGTTGAAGGCCGAGATCGAGACGCTCGAAGGGGACCTGGAAGGGGCCCTCGAGACCGAATCGGACTTCGAGTCCGCGTTCCGTGATCTTGACTGA
- a CDS encoding 2Fe-2S iron-sulfur cluster-binding protein yields MAEQQRSDADRQPTPDGEHLNRRNLLAALGSAGLLSTAGCLGILGDDETGPRADDPTPVPTTEGGEGTTTGSVETFDIEWTVQGATTAVASNEVLLDVALDDGLDVPYQCEQGICGVCTSKVPGDGTDYVEHSGADYLSDEQITGGFVLPCVASPKQDFSIETGQQDAADAYSPDGEDIEETTTAADVESFSIDWTVQGATTDVAATQTLLDSALDNDLDVPYECEHGVCGECTSEVPGAGTEYVEHDGNQYLSDEQVEAGYVLTCVGSPKQDFEITTGVKDDADAV; encoded by the coding sequence ATGGCGGAGCAACAGCGTTCCGACGCCGACAGACAACCGACCCCGGACGGTGAACACCTCAATCGAAGAAACCTCTTGGCCGCGCTCGGCAGCGCCGGCCTGCTCTCGACGGCTGGCTGTCTTGGTATCCTGGGGGACGACGAGACCGGGCCACGCGCGGACGATCCCACCCCCGTACCAACCACCGAGGGTGGCGAGGGAACGACCACTGGGAGCGTCGAGACCTTCGACATCGAGTGGACTGTCCAGGGGGCGACGACCGCGGTCGCCAGCAACGAGGTCCTGCTCGACGTGGCCCTCGACGACGGGCTCGACGTCCCATACCAGTGCGAGCAAGGGATCTGTGGGGTCTGTACCTCAAAGGTACCCGGCGACGGGACTGACTACGTCGAGCACTCCGGCGCCGACTATCTGAGCGACGAGCAGATCACCGGCGGGTTCGTGCTTCCCTGTGTCGCCTCTCCGAAACAGGATTTTTCCATCGAGACCGGCCAGCAGGACGCGGCGGACGCCTACTCGCCCGACGGCGAGGATATCGAGGAGACGACTACCGCGGCCGACGTGGAGTCCTTCTCGATCGACTGGACCGTTCAGGGTGCCACGACCGATGTGGCGGCCACCCAGACCCTGCTCGACTCGGCCCTGGATAACGACCTGGACGTGCCATACGAGTGTGAGCATGGCGTCTGTGGGGAGTGTACCTCGGAGGTTCCGGGTGCCGGCACCGAGTACGTCGAACACGACGGCAACCAGTATCTCAGCGACGAACAGGTCGAAGCGGGCTATGTCCTCACCTGTGTGGGTTCGCCCAAACAGGACTTCGAGATTACGACTGGCGTGAAAGACGACGCGGACGCAGTCTAG